Proteins from one Methanobrevibacter millerae genomic window:
- a CDS encoding acyltransferase: MQNKERIYYIDILKSISIFSVIVIHIFALGNSAKVMNITISYFAEIFKFAVPVFLMITGSLLLNRNYQSNYSFLKKRIKRITIPYLFWIILIILALIIPNGMTSQPEITECIYTTFFNFPLSWYFWLMIGVYFTIPIINEFIKTDKLNSTKYLVIMFVISSILYQLLSFFKAYTYIDLTFFILPIGYLSLGYFLSGLEFKNKRNVLIISIIIFIITSIIEVLFNQDYNLNLIFANFPAGFTSLLDVSIIRIIQATAVFLFIKNLPLKKFKMKKFFTSISKSCYGIYLVHIFIYLIVFHYVPVKGTGSEIMLLFLSSSVFIFLISWIIVLIMSKIPVLSKFSGYA, encoded by the coding sequence ATGCAAAATAAAGAAAGAATTTATTACATAGATATTTTAAAATCAATATCAATTTTTAGTGTTATTGTTATACATATATTTGCTTTAGGTAATTCCGCGAAAGTGATGAATATAACAATATCTTATTTTGCTGAAATATTTAAATTTGCTGTTCCCGTTTTTTTAATGATAACTGGATCATTATTATTAAATAGAAATTATCAATCAAATTATTCATTTTTAAAAAAAAGAATAAAAAGAATAACTATTCCATATTTATTTTGGATAATCCTTATAATTCTAGCTTTGATAATTCCTAATGGGATGACATCACAACCTGAAATAACAGAATGTATATATACAACATTTTTTAATTTTCCGCTTTCATGGTACTTCTGGCTTATGATTGGCGTGTATTTTACGATTCCTATAATAAATGAATTTATTAAAACTGATAAATTAAATTCAACTAAATATCTAGTAATAATGTTTGTTATTTCATCAATATTATATCAATTATTATCCTTTTTTAAAGCATATACGTATATTGATTTAACATTTTTCATATTACCAATTGGTTATTTGAGTTTAGGATATTTCTTATCAGGACTTGAATTTAAAAATAAAAGAAATGTCTTAATTATTTCAATTATAATATTTATAATTACATCTATTATTGAAGTCTTATTCAATCAAGACTATAATTTAAATCTTATTTTTGCTAATTTTCCAGCAGGTTTTACATCATTATTAGATGTTAGCATTATTAGAATTATTCAAGCAACTGCTGTCTTCTTATTTATAAAAAATCTTCCATTAAAAAAGTTTAAAATGAAAAAATTCTTCACTTCAATATCTAAATCATGTTATGGTATTTATTTAGTCCATATATTCATATATTTAATTGTTTTTCACTATGTTCCTGTTAAAGGTACGGGTAGTGAAATTATGTTATTGTTTTTATCAAGTAGTGTCTTTATATTTTTAATATCTTGGATTATAGTTTTAATAATGTCAAAAATTCCAGTTTTATCGAAATTTTCGGGATATGCTTAG
- a CDS encoding putative glycoside hydrolase, producing the protein MILTLFFIFSISIVSADNFNSTDIADDSNADSIHESFQKLLINSNNLSHDKKSVSKDFDFFGLFDFGHEKKYGYWVWAKDMNNVDFDKLSKNGVNVVFLNSFAFTEYGQREVLDWIHEAREHDIEVHVWMQIFNTGNWISPLKNGTPDTRYFNYKIEEARYYAGLDEVSGIQIDYIRFEGNAYRYNNSTEAINMFVKNFSDEMRKINPDLTLSATVMPETDNDEYFYGQDIKTICKYVDVIVPMMYKGNYNENSSWIENTTRWFVDNSGDAEVWCGLQTYDSDYNVTALSADELIKDKDLCFKGGADGVFYFKWGMNNDLESRKIN; encoded by the coding sequence TTGATATTAACACTATTCTTTATTTTTTCAATTTCAATCGTATCAGCAGATAACTTCAATTCAACAGACATTGCAGATGACAGCAATGCTGACAGTATTCATGAATCTTTTCAAAAGCTACTAATAAACTCCAATAATCTTTCACATGACAAGAAAAGCGTTTCAAAGGATTTCGACTTTTTCGGATTATTTGACTTCGGCCATGAAAAGAAATACGGATACTGGGTCTGGGCAAAGGACATGAATAATGTTGATTTCGATAAGCTTTCCAAAAATGGTGTTAACGTTGTATTTTTGAATTCCTTTGCATTTACCGAATACGGGCAAAGGGAAGTTCTGGACTGGATACATGAAGCAAGGGAACATGACATTGAAGTTCATGTCTGGATGCAGATATTCAATACGGGAAACTGGATTTCACCCCTTAAAAACGGAACCCCCGATACAAGATACTTCAATTACAAGATTGAAGAGGCAAGATACTATGCGGGACTGGATGAAGTCAGCGGAATACAGATCGACTATATAAGATTTGAAGGTAACGCCTACAGATACAACAACAGTACCGAAGCAATTAACATGTTCGTTAAGAACTTCAGCGATGAAATGAGAAAAATCAATCCCGACCTGACGCTTTCCGCAACGGTAATGCCCGAAACCGACAATGACGAATACTTCTACGGCCAGGACATAAAAACGATATGCAAATACGTGGATGTAATTGTCCCAATGATGTATAAGGGAAACTACAATGAAAACAGCAGCTGGATTGAAAACACCACAAGATGGTTTGTAGACAATTCCGGTGATGCTGAAGTATGGTGCGGTCTTCAAACCTACGATTCCGACTATAACGTTACAGCATTATCCGCAGACGAACTGATAAAGGATAAAGACTTATGCTTTAAGGGCGGAGCCGACGGAGTGTTCTACTTCAAATGGGGAATGAACAACGACCTGGAAAGCAGGAAAATTAATTAA
- a CDS encoding GtrA family protein produces MTRKLFVDKTDNIFLQFFRFIFVGGTAFIIDFSIYFALVQFFGVNYLISAAIAFFISVLANYYLSTSWVFNQSQIENRAIEFNLFLAISFVGLIFTEILLYIFTDMCSINYLWSKILASILVLFWNFSARRVMFYGKKIS; encoded by the coding sequence TTGACAAGAAAGCTATTTGTAGATAAAACCGATAACATTTTCCTTCAGTTTTTCAGATTCATATTCGTTGGAGGAACCGCATTTATAATCGATTTTAGCATATATTTCGCACTGGTACAGTTCTTTGGCGTCAATTATCTGATATCAGCGGCCATTGCATTTTTCATATCAGTACTTGCAAACTATTATCTTTCAACGTCATGGGTATTCAATCAAAGCCAAATCGAAAACAGGGCTATCGAATTCAACCTCTTTTTAGCGATAAGCTTTGTAGGCTTAATATTTACTGAAATACTGCTTTATATCTTTACTGACATGTGTTCAATAAACTATCTATGGTCAAAGATATTAGCATCTATCCTGGTACTCTTCTGGAACTTTTCAGCACGTCGTGTGATGTTTTACGGTAAAAAAATTAGTTGA
- a CDS encoding DUF2142 domain-containing protein, which produces MEINMKNKWHIILYLAILCFFALSFFKYENYIAPGFEIAMFIWVFIIGSVSLYYYTKNEDNHHKVALIIILLFGITCVFLTPIDDVSDEQEHFVRSEIVSTGQVLTDYVPIPNTTVNGYKTIESVTLLGENAGKNVFATDVDDSKISFTPSYFNSAFSQNPFYSYLPQAIGILMAKLLDLNAIWLLWLGRIFNLALYAGIVTFAIRKTPIMKFPMLIVSILPLAIYQAASLSVDGMFSALAILAFAYFLYFYKTPKIKWSDLGIFYIAIILCGLLKTPFLALSLLLFLVPGDHFESKNQNIISKAAILLALIIGLVWGGYSTSVLGNSWRGEFFASHHVNATEQMTYLLSHPSFAVERFFNVFSQFPTIAERFFYFSNDVRNYSSLLMAILYLLFFVIFSLVYPLDEKFEIKTRAKGLLIGFLIYVGVIGVQYLTWASVGAESVINGVFGRYFMPLLIFVPLVINTDFFEYDRETLSLLFLTIAVSFISGMILLTVSVKY; this is translated from the coding sequence ATGGAAATCAATATGAAAAACAAATGGCATATAATACTTTATTTGGCTATCCTATGCTTTTTCGCATTGAGCTTTTTCAAATATGAAAACTACATTGCTCCGGGATTTGAAATAGCAATGTTCATATGGGTTTTCATTATAGGATCTGTTTCTCTTTACTATTACACGAAAAACGAAGACAATCACCATAAGGTTGCATTAATAATAATACTGCTTTTTGGAATAACGTGCGTCTTTTTAACGCCAATCGATGACGTATCTGACGAACAGGAGCATTTTGTCAGATCAGAAATCGTATCGACCGGACAGGTGCTTACCGATTACGTTCCTATTCCGAATACAACAGTGAACGGATACAAGACAATAGAATCAGTTACATTGCTTGGCGAAAACGCCGGAAAGAACGTCTTCGCAACGGACGTGGACGATTCGAAGATAAGCTTTACGCCGTCTTATTTTAACTCAGCATTTTCACAGAACCCATTTTATTCCTATCTTCCTCAGGCGATTGGAATATTAATGGCTAAGCTTCTGGACTTGAATGCAATATGGCTTTTATGGCTTGGAAGAATCTTTAATCTGGCATTGTATGCAGGAATCGTAACCTTTGCCATTCGCAAAACCCCGATTATGAAGTTTCCTATGCTGATAGTGTCAATTTTACCTTTGGCCATATACCAGGCGGCATCACTGAGCGTTGACGGAATGTTTTCAGCCCTGGCAATACTGGCTTTTGCATACTTTTTATACTTCTACAAGACTCCTAAAATCAAATGGAGTGATTTAGGTATCTTTTATATAGCTATAATACTGTGCGGACTTCTAAAAACGCCGTTCCTGGCACTGTCATTGCTGCTCTTTCTGGTTCCGGGCGACCACTTTGAAAGCAAAAACCAGAACATAATATCAAAGGCTGCCATTCTGCTTGCGTTAATAATAGGTCTTGTATGGGGAGGCTATTCAACAAGCGTTTTAGGCAATTCCTGGAGAGGAGAGTTCTTTGCAAGCCATCATGTTAATGCAACAGAACAGATGACATATCTCTTAAGCCATCCGAGCTTTGCGGTCGAAAGGTTTTTCAACGTCTTCAGCCAGTTTCCAACGATTGCAGAAAGGTTCTTTTACTTCTCAAATGATGTTCGCAATTATTCATCCCTGCTCATGGCAATCCTGTACCTGCTCTTCTTTGTAATATTCAGTCTGGTTTATCCTCTTGATGAAAAGTTTGAAATTAAAACTAGAGCTAAAGGACTGTTGATAGGATTTCTAATTTATGTTGGTGTTATAGGCGTTCAATATCTCACTTGGGCTAGCGTCGGTGCTGAAAGCGTTATTAATGGTGTGTTCGGCCGTTACTTCATGCCGCTTCTCATATTCGTGCCGCTTGTCATTAACACTGACTTTTTTGAATACGACAGGGAAACATTGTCACTGCTCTTCTTAACGATAGCTGTAAGTTTCATTTCAGGAATGATACTGCTTACGGTTTCAGTTAAATACTAA
- a CDS encoding DUF2142 domain-containing protein, with product MEFEVNFEKYYKSAIENRKYLLIYFLLVLVLTLSIASVDNYAHPVMELGVFVLTIIFGVFSIIYYDLHDSELYKVAFIVIILFGLICAFLTPMCVVPDENEHLVRSELTSSGVLIPEPQFTNNSFTGFNTIKSAVDFTSQIGNTVFTSDIDNLKIDYTPVIYSSAFMQNPFFGYLAQGIGIFFAKLLDLNMIWILWLGRIGNLVLYAFLISRAVKKASVFKIPLMAMACIPLALFQAASLSIDVTINGLAFLIIGYFLYMLKSEDSSIDLKDLGIFSILVLLCGLCKLPYLALIFLLFVIPKDKFKTPFYYNIIAFLAVAALGILWAKFYATPNYMFSFRAAYFTENNVSMSGQIGYLSSHLLKAAVAYGNAFNYLEHIFSGLFYFGMADWAYESKLMTILGLLFMGAVIFLYPNKVELSTITRVGALITALIIFFGTFTIQLLNWSPVGIVYSVDIQPRYFIPLLALLPLIFGLNNNSAEDEKIDKMIVLTSVVLLSSFAILTVCRFY from the coding sequence ATGGAATTTGAAGTTAATTTTGAAAAGTATTACAAATCAGCGATTGAAAACAGGAAATATCTATTGATTTACTTTTTACTTGTTTTAGTTTTGACCCTGTCCATAGCGTCAGTCGACAATTACGCTCATCCAGTCATGGAATTGGGTGTTTTTGTTTTAACAATTATTTTTGGTGTATTTTCAATCATTTATTATGATTTGCATGACAGCGAGCTTTATAAGGTTGCATTTATTGTAATAATATTATTCGGATTGATATGTGCATTTTTAACTCCAATGTGTGTTGTTCCGGATGAAAATGAGCATCTGGTCAGATCAGAGTTAACTTCAAGCGGCGTATTGATACCAGAACCTCAATTCACAAACAATAGCTTTACAGGATTCAATACAATCAAAAGTGCCGTTGATTTTACCAGTCAAATAGGAAACACGGTTTTTACAAGCGACATTGACAATCTTAAAATCGATTATACTCCGGTTATCTATTCTTCGGCCTTTATGCAGAATCCATTTTTCGGCTATCTCGCTCAGGGAATCGGCATATTTTTTGCCAAACTCCTTGACTTAAACATGATTTGGATTTTATGGCTCGGCCGCATTGGAAATTTAGTTTTATATGCATTCCTTATTTCAAGGGCGGTAAAAAAAGCCTCAGTCTTTAAGATTCCATTAATGGCAATGGCATGCATACCATTAGCCCTTTTCCAGGCCGCATCATTAAGCATTGACGTCACGATAAACGGATTGGCTTTTCTCATTATCGGATACTTTTTATATATGCTTAAATCTGAGGATTCTTCCATTGATTTGAAGGATTTGGGCATATTCTCGATTTTAGTTCTTTTGTGCGGATTATGCAAGCTTCCGTATCTCGCACTGATATTTTTACTCTTCGTGATTCCTAAGGACAAGTTCAAGACTCCATTCTATTATAATATCATTGCATTTTTAGCTGTTGCGGCATTGGGAATACTGTGGGCTAAATTTTATGCAACACCTAACTACATGTTCTCCTTTAGGGCAGCTTATTTTACCGAGAACAATGTCAGCATGTCCGGCCAGATTGGCTATTTATCCAGTCATTTACTTAAGGCTGCTGTTGCATATGGAAATGCCTTCAATTATCTCGAGCATATATTCTCTGGGCTGTTTTATTTTGGAATGGCAGATTGGGCCTATGAATCAAAATTGATGACCATATTGGGTCTTTTATTTATGGGAGCGGTAATATTTCTGTATCCCAATAAGGTCGAGCTGTCAACCATAACAAGAGTAGGTGCGCTGATAACAGCATTAATCATATTTTTCGGCACTTTCACGATACAGCTTTTAAACTGGAGTCCTGTGGGTATAGTGTATAGCGTTGACATTCAGCCAAGATACTTCATTCCTCTTTTGGCTCTGCTTCCGTTAATTTTCGGATTGAACAATAACTCTGCTGAAGATGAAAAAATAGATAAGATGATAGTTTTAACGAGTGTTGTCTTATTATCATCATTTGCAATTCTGACCGTCTGCAGGTTCTATTAG
- the purE gene encoding 5-(carboxyamino)imidazole ribonucleotide mutase → MVPKVMIILGSGSDIAIAEKCMDIFEKLEIPYSLKIASAHRTPKLVREIVKQATDAGIEVFIGIAGLAAHLPGAIAAYTPRPVIGVPVDVKTGGIDALDSCVQMPYPSPIATVGIDRGDNGAILAAQFMAIHDDEIRQKVIKLRKEYERKVYDSNKIVDELEDKKYLVKDFLSVENMEISDDEFVEIDDRLIKKDADVAIIAGRHSDLITAKKVAATLDRLKISYNMKVVCPIRSNQKFKSYVKSVENSKIFIGISSNSSQVTGALVGLTDRPVIGVPCENELGREHMLTTVNMPPGVPVATVGINNGRNAGVLTGEILSIKDTNIIELLTKLKDKKINL, encoded by the coding sequence ATGGTTCCGAAGGTAATGATTATTTTAGGAAGTGGTTCTGACATTGCCATCGCTGAGAAATGTATGGATATTTTTGAAAAATTGGAAATCCCTTACAGTTTAAAAATTGCCTCAGCCCACAGAACACCCAAACTTGTCCGTGAAATTGTAAAACAAGCAACTGATGCTGGAATTGAAGTGTTTATAGGAATTGCGGGTCTTGCCGCCCACTTACCCGGCGCAATAGCGGCTTATACTCCAAGACCTGTTATTGGAGTTCCTGTTGACGTTAAAACCGGCGGCATTGATGCTCTGGACTCATGTGTTCAAATGCCTTATCCTTCACCTATCGCTACGGTCGGAATCGACAGGGGAGACAACGGAGCAATACTTGCCGCGCAATTCATGGCCATTCACGATGATGAAATTCGCCAGAAGGTCATTAAGCTGAGAAAGGAATATGAACGCAAGGTATATGACAGCAATAAAATCGTTGACGAACTTGAAGACAAGAAATACCTTGTAAAGGACTTCCTAAGCGTTGAAAATATGGAAATCAGCGATGACGAATTCGTTGAAATCGATGATAGACTAATCAAAAAGGACGCAGACGTCGCAATAATAGCCGGAAGGCATTCAGACCTGATAACTGCTAAAAAAGTAGCCGCTACCCTGGACAGGCTTAAAATCAGCTATAACATGAAAGTGGTATGTCCGATAAGATCCAACCAGAAATTCAAAAGCTACGTCAAGTCCGTTGAAAACTCAAAGATATTTATCGGAATCAGCTCAAACTCATCACAAGTTACCGGAGCGCTGGTGGGCCTTACAGACAGGCCGGTCATCGGAGTTCCATGCGAAAACGAGCTTGGAAGGGAACATATGCTTACCACCGTTAACATGCCGCCTGGAGTGCCTGTAGCAACCGTGGGAATTAACAACGGAAGAAATGCGGGAGTCCTTACCGGTGAAATACTTTCAATTAAAGATACCAATATTATTGAACTTTTAACAAAATTAAAGGATAAAAAAATCAATTTGTAG
- a CDS encoding glycosyltransferase family 2 protein: protein MNLEIVVPCYNEERNILRFYIEIDNVLNDDIDWQIIFVNDGSDDDTLAEIKKLENAKYISFSRNFGKEAAIYAGLKKTTAEYVILMDADLQDPPSLIPEMLTYIDDYDIVATRRVTRTGEPKIRSFFARRFYSIMNRMSDIELVDGARDFRLMKRNVVDSVLELNEINRFSKGIFQWVGFDTKWIEYENIERAEGETSWSFWQLFKYSIEGIVSFTVAPLYISTIIGIIFSIISFFSILFIVIRTLIFGDPVSGWPSTISIILLIGGIQLFSIGVLGQYLAKTYIETKNRPKYIIKEDNFN from the coding sequence ATGAATTTAGAAATCGTAGTTCCATGCTATAATGAAGAAAGAAACATTCTCAGGTTTTATATCGAAATAGACAATGTCTTAAATGATGACATCGACTGGCAAATCATCTTTGTTAACGACGGTTCAGATGATGATACATTAGCTGAAATCAAAAAGCTTGAAAACGCGAAATACATCTCATTTTCAAGGAACTTCGGAAAGGAAGCTGCAATCTATGCGGGACTGAAGAAAACGACTGCAGAATATGTAATATTAATGGATGCTGACCTGCAGGATCCTCCGTCATTAATACCTGAAATGCTTACATACATCGACGACTATGACATTGTCGCCACAAGGCGCGTCACAAGAACCGGCGAGCCGAAAATAAGATCATTTTTCGCAAGAAGATTCTACAGCATAATGAACAGGATGAGTGATATCGAGCTTGTTGACGGCGCCCGTGACTTCAGACTGATGAAAAGAAACGTTGTGGATTCCGTTCTTGAATTGAATGAAATTAACCGTTTTTCAAAAGGAATATTTCAGTGGGTCGGATTTGACACCAAATGGATTGAATACGAAAACATAGAAAGGGCTGAAGGCGAAACGAGCTGGTCATTCTGGCAGCTGTTTAAATATTCGATTGAGGGAATCGTGTCATTTACCGTTGCTCCGCTTTACATTTCAACGATTATCGGAATCATATTTTCAATAATATCATTCTTTTCAATTCTTTTCATCGTTATAAGAACGCTGATTTTCGGAGACCCAGTAAGCGGTTGGCCATCTACAATAAGCATTATCTTACTTATTGGAGGTATACAGCTCTTTTCAATAGGAGTTTTAGGTCAGTACCTTGCAAAAACATATATTGAAACTAAAAACAGACCTAAATATATCATAAAAGAAGATAATTTTAATTAG
- a CDS encoding DUF2142 domain-containing protein, translated as MNRLMEDFADKQNRNYFLAFIILTIFATLCLFTQDNYASPLKEIIILFVTLIFGIISIASYVKERKIHKTAVIIIILFGMMCVFLSPICSVSDELEHFTRSEITTQGVLFPEYITQDNISGFKTIESTSNTEPRDHTIFETDWDTQKINFTEVLSNSAFQQNPFYVYIAQAIGIELAKILNINNISLLWFARICNLLLYAGLCGIAIKQTPMLKMPMAVIACFPLSIIQAASCSSDAFIFSFTLVVIAYLAHMYKSKDASLTKKHILIYTVMVVVLGLTKVTLGALILLLVIIPKSKFKTPSDYYSILISIVIVLLSLLAWSKFYAVDGITHSWRRELFKIKHVNSTEQISYLMSNPQAIVTFARIGDQLPTQIYALTRFYSEYPTSALLNYVYFIFAMLFALFYPIKENLSKNKRLIIGFIIAIIILGTYIVQYLTWAPVGSINLLDAGVVPRYFLPVLVLIPLIFNVNNKNFKNQELTIITCITIFLSSAIMFIATMLY; from the coding sequence ATGAATAGATTGATGGAGGATTTTGCAGATAAGCAGAACAGAAATTATTTTCTGGCATTTATAATCCTGACTATTTTTGCCACATTATGCCTGTTTACTCAGGACAACTATGCTTCTCCATTAAAGGAAATCATAATCCTATTTGTAACATTGATTTTTGGAATAATTTCAATAGCCAGCTACGTTAAGGAAAGAAAGATTCATAAGACTGCCGTTATCATAATTATCCTTTTCGGAATGATGTGTGTTTTCCTATCACCAATCTGCAGCGTTTCAGATGAATTGGAGCATTTTACAAGATCCGAAATAACCACACAGGGCGTTTTGTTTCCTGAATACATTACGCAGGACAACATTTCAGGATTTAAGACAATTGAATCCACAAGCAACACTGAACCGAGAGACCATACAATTTTCGAAACGGACTGGGATACTCAAAAGATTAATTTCACCGAAGTCCTTTCGAATTCGGCATTTCAGCAGAATCCATTTTACGTCTACATTGCTCAGGCGATAGGAATTGAGCTTGCAAAGATTTTAAACATAAATAACATTTCCCTTTTGTGGTTTGCAAGAATCTGCAACCTTCTTCTGTATGCGGGACTGTGCGGTATTGCAATCAAGCAAACACCAATGCTTAAGATGCCTATGGCCGTGATAGCCTGTTTCCCGTTAAGCATAATTCAGGCGGCATCATGCAGCAGCGATGCATTCATATTCAGTTTCACGCTGGTGGTAATCGCCTATCTGGCCCACATGTACAAATCAAAAGATGCAAGCCTAACCAAAAAGCATATTTTAATCTATACGGTAATGGTTGTGGTTTTAGGATTGACCAAAGTAACCTTAGGAGCATTAATTCTTTTATTAGTGATAATTCCTAAAAGCAAGTTCAAAACCCCTAGCGATTATTATTCTATACTGATTTCAATTGTAATTGTCCTTTTGTCCTTACTGGCATGGTCCAAATTTTACGCAGTCGATGGCATAACCCATTCATGGAGAAGAGAACTTTTCAAAATAAAACATGTCAATTCAACAGAGCAGATTTCCTATTTAATGTCAAATCCTCAGGCAATAGTTACCTTTGCGCGGATTGGAGACCAGCTGCCTACACAGATTTATGCACTTACAAGGTTCTATTCAGAATATCCAACATCTGCATTATTAAACTACGTTTACTTCATCTTCGCGATGCTTTTTGCACTATTCTATCCTATAAAGGAAAATTTAAGCAAAAACAAAAGGTTAATAATTGGTTTTATTATAGCTATAATAATCTTAGGGACTTATATTGTCCAATACCTGACTTGGGCTCCCGTCGGATCAATTAACCTTCTGGATGCCGGCGTAGTTCCAAGATATTTCCTGCCAGTGCTGGTTCTGATTCCCCTGATATTCAATGTCAACAATAAAAACTTTAAAAATCAAGAACTTACAATAATAACATGTATAACAATATTTTTATCAAGTGCAATCATGTTCATTGCAACGATGCTATATTAA
- a CDS encoding glycosyltransferase family 2 protein — protein MKTAILIPCYNEEMTIEKVILDFKEHMPEADIYVYDNNSTDNSYEIAKNTGAIVKREFKQGKGNVVRSMFRDIDADCYIMVDADDTYPADVGPQIEELIFSGKADMVIGDRLSSTYFEENKRRFHGSGNKFVRKFINTVYGSDISDIMTGLRGFSWEFVKSFPVSSKEFEIETEMTIFALNHNFSIEEIQVEYKDRIEGSESKLNTYSDGLKVVRLMFSFFRDTRPFVFFSIVTLILLFIALIYFIPVLLSFLQTGYVEKIPTLIIVSIVVVVATIIFFTGVILHVIKKQHDESFEQFLTGLKVNKK, from the coding sequence ATGAAAACTGCTATTCTAATTCCATGCTACAATGAAGAAATGACTATAGAAAAGGTCATCCTCGACTTTAAAGAGCATATGCCTGAGGCTGATATTTACGTTTATGACAATAATTCCACCGATAACAGTTATGAAATCGCCAAAAACACCGGAGCTATTGTTAAAAGGGAATTCAAGCAAGGAAAAGGTAATGTTGTAAGGTCAATGTTTCGCGACATCGATGCCGACTGCTACATAATGGTCGATGCCGACGATACCTATCCGGCTGATGTGGGCCCTCAAATCGAAGAGCTTATTTTTTCCGGAAAGGCGGACATGGTAATTGGAGACAGGCTTTCAAGCACTTATTTTGAGGAGAACAAGCGCAGATTCCACGGATCTGGAAACAAGTTTGTCCGAAAATTCATCAATACTGTTTATGGAAGCGACATATCAGATATTATGACCGGTTTGAGAGGCTTCAGTTGGGAATTTGTCAAATCGTTTCCGGTTTCTTCAAAGGAATTTGAAATCGAAACCGAAATGACGATATTTGCCCTAAACCATAATTTCTCAATAGAGGAAATTCAAGTTGAATATAAGGACCGTATTGAAGGCAGTGAATCAAAATTAAATACTTACAGCGATGGATTAAAGGTAGTCAGGTTAATGTTTTCATTCTTTAGGGATACAAGGCCATTCGTGTTCTTTTCAATTGTTACTTTAATTTTATTGTTTATAGCTTTGATTTATTTCATTCCGGTTTTACTCTCTTTTTTACAGACCGGATACGTGGAAAAAATCCCTACATTAATTATCGTTTCAATTGTTGTTGTAGTTGCCACGATAATATTTTTCACAGGCGTAATCCTTCACGTAATTAAAAAGCAGCATGACGAGTCATTTGAACAATTCCTGACAGGCTTAAAAGTAAATAAAAAATAA